In Blastopirellula sp. J2-11, a single genomic region encodes these proteins:
- a CDS encoding RimK family alpha-L-glutamate ligase — MKLGILSTAPRCYSTRRLVAAAKDRGFKVSIVNTLKCSIDLQSGKPDLYYKGKPLADYDAIIPRIGASVTYFGTAVVRQLEQMNVFVANTSGGISNSRDKLRSMQILSRHHIGMPKTTFVRDRADLIPSIERLGGAPVIIKLLEGTQGVGVILADTIKVAEAIIETLQTAKQNVLLQSFVAESKGRDVRAFVVGDRVIGAMRRVAQGDEFRSNVHRGGLVEAVELDEKFSETAVRAAQIMGLQVAGVDMLEGKDGPQVMEVNSSPGLEGIERATGQDIAGAIIDYCAAHVDFPEMDIRQRLTVSRGYGVCELVIPEGSHFIGKTIADAAFSDQDINILTLYRGKSVIPNPKASRELEPGDRLLCFGKRESMKSLVPVKTRKQREPKVKKLDPSKIEDALTPPSYS, encoded by the coding sequence ATGAAACTCGGAATTTTGTCCACCGCCCCGCGCTGCTACAGTACCCGCCGCTTGGTTGCCGCAGCCAAAGACCGTGGATTTAAGGTCTCGATAGTTAATACATTAAAGTGTTCCATCGATTTGCAATCTGGCAAGCCGGATCTTTATTACAAAGGCAAGCCGCTCGCCGACTACGACGCAATCATCCCACGAATTGGTGCGAGTGTGACCTACTTTGGCACCGCCGTCGTGCGCCAATTGGAGCAGATGAACGTTTTTGTCGCCAATACTTCGGGGGGAATATCCAATAGTCGAGACAAACTGCGCAGCATGCAGATTCTTAGTCGCCACCATATTGGAATGCCAAAGACCACTTTTGTCCGCGATCGCGCCGACCTCATCCCATCGATCGAACGTCTTGGCGGAGCGCCGGTCATTATTAAGCTGCTCGAAGGGACTCAAGGAGTCGGGGTGATCTTGGCCGACACGATCAAGGTCGCCGAAGCGATTATCGAGACGCTGCAAACAGCGAAGCAAAACGTGTTGTTGCAAAGTTTCGTGGCCGAAAGCAAAGGGCGTGACGTGCGCGCGTTTGTCGTGGGTGATCGTGTCATCGGCGCGATGCGACGGGTCGCTCAGGGGGACGAGTTTCGCAGTAATGTCCATCGAGGAGGTTTGGTGGAAGCGGTGGAACTGGATGAAAAGTTCAGTGAAACCGCCGTGCGGGCCGCACAAATCATGGGGTTACAAGTCGCCGGCGTCGACATGTTGGAGGGGAAAGATGGACCTCAAGTGATGGAGGTAAATAGTTCGCCGGGACTAGAGGGGATTGAACGTGCGACGGGCCAAGACATTGCAGGTGCGATCATTGACTACTGTGCCGCTCATGTCGATTTCCCCGAAATGGATATTCGCCAGCGACTGACGGTGAGTCGCGGATACGGCGTGTGCGAACTGGTGATCCCCGAAGGCTCGCATTTCATCGGCAAGACGATTGCCGACGCCGCTTTCAGCGATCAGGACATCAACATCCTCACGCTCTATCGCGGCAAATCGGTCATTCCCAATCCGAAAGCGAGCCGAGAGCTAGAGCCGGGCGATCGCTTGTTGTGTTTCGGAAAGCGAGAGTCGATGAAGTCGTTGGTTCCGGTAAAGACGCGAAAGCAACGAGAGCCGAAGGTCAAAAAGCTCGATCCATCAAAAATCGAAGATGCGTTGACCCCACCCTCCTACTCGTAA
- a CDS encoding sigma-70 family RNA polymerase sigma factor, whose product MHPSIDGNDAGKHTSFAEQYIVHQERLRGYVSSLVTNWSDAEEVFQRTSLCLWRKWDSFDASRGFLPWAFGVARIEAKSFLSEKGRRQQMLSDAAMEALEGAIIQNSDVIDDRLSALEHCVNKLQVANRALLRALYQKNASIEQAASSFGLTPNAVYKRVRKIRELLHRCIDRQLSPAGDQA is encoded by the coding sequence ATGCACCCATCGATTGACGGCAACGACGCCGGCAAGCACACCAGTTTTGCCGAACAGTACATCGTTCACCAGGAACGGTTGCGGGGGTACGTCAGCTCCCTGGTTACCAACTGGAGCGATGCTGAAGAGGTGTTTCAGCGGACCAGTCTTTGCTTGTGGCGAAAATGGGATTCGTTTGACGCGTCGCGCGGGTTTCTGCCGTGGGCGTTTGGCGTCGCACGCATCGAGGCGAAAAGTTTTTTGTCGGAAAAGGGACGTCGCCAGCAAATGCTCAGTGACGCCGCGATGGAAGCGCTGGAAGGCGCGATCATTCAGAACAGCGATGTGATCGACGATCGACTCTCGGCGCTGGAGCATTGCGTCAACAAGCTGCAGGTCGCCAATCGGGCGCTGCTGCGGGCTTTGTACCAAAAGAACGCATCGATTGAACAAGCGGCAAGCAGCTTTGGGCTAACGCCGAACGCGGTTTACAAACGGGTCCGAAAAATCCGCGAACTGCTTCATCGCTGCATTGATCGACAGCTGTCGCCTGCGGGAGATCAAGCGTGA
- a CDS encoding FecR family protein, translating to MSSPKSPYGEMVNDIEICDLIDACISNQATPAQWLHLSRLIVEREDVRACFAVQSMANARLANLLQLGEENDLGVFAQIEQEPVTRIEPSPPQKKRRIGVSSEALITLCCGVAVVLIVCVLAIGSWLVFPSIDNRPIAASGPVPPAAVIRQVEAGGGEIASFTEQELFAAKIMELPRGKYEATTSVGATIKLAGPIRFRVEDHLTWRLFAGKMVVHVPPSAKGFTVMTENAAIVDLGTEFGVIVDELGVTSVAVFEGRIDLTSGEMKRSLVIGDGFTVREKGRIDHLPIIDPMRFEEPIEELNPPIITDVQNNSPISFGTCQIIRGGFQEDSLAYVDRAHQWNGVDESGLPAELLGLDYVRMVNDWKFDEQILGRDDLEMTVTFARPVVVYLLADERVEPPIWLRRNFAKTGMQVGLDEGDHHCVRTGLSYKKEQATGPGNSIDEVMRVWKTELPSGGELKIGPYGSKSSGWVVPCLLARPL from the coding sequence GTGAGCAGTCCGAAGTCTCCCTATGGCGAGATGGTCAACGATATTGAGATTTGCGACCTGATCGACGCTTGCATCAGCAATCAAGCGACCCCAGCCCAATGGCTGCATCTGAGTCGGTTGATCGTCGAGCGCGAGGATGTGCGCGCCTGTTTTGCGGTTCAATCGATGGCCAACGCGCGACTCGCGAATCTGCTGCAGTTGGGAGAAGAAAATGATCTGGGTGTCTTCGCACAAATCGAGCAAGAGCCGGTGACGCGGATCGAACCATCACCACCCCAGAAGAAGCGGCGAATCGGGGTGAGCTCTGAGGCGCTGATAACCTTGTGTTGCGGCGTTGCGGTCGTGCTGATTGTTTGCGTATTGGCGATTGGCAGTTGGCTTGTCTTTCCATCGATCGACAATCGGCCGATTGCAGCAAGTGGGCCGGTGCCGCCGGCCGCCGTGATTCGACAAGTCGAAGCAGGCGGCGGAGAAATCGCGAGCTTTACAGAGCAAGAGCTTTTCGCCGCCAAGATAATGGAACTGCCGCGCGGCAAATATGAAGCGACCACGTCGGTGGGCGCGACGATCAAGCTGGCCGGACCGATACGATTTCGGGTGGAGGATCATCTGACCTGGCGACTGTTCGCCGGCAAGATGGTTGTCCACGTACCGCCGTCGGCCAAGGGTTTTACGGTGATGACCGAGAATGCCGCGATTGTCGACCTGGGAACCGAATTTGGCGTGATTGTCGACGAACTAGGCGTCACCAGCGTTGCAGTGTTCGAAGGACGGATCGATCTCACATCGGGAGAAATGAAGCGATCGCTGGTTATCGGCGATGGATTTACCGTTCGCGAAAAAGGTCGGATCGATCATCTGCCGATCATCGATCCGATGCGGTTTGAAGAGCCGATCGAAGAATTGAATCCGCCGATCATTACCGATGTGCAAAACAACAGTCCGATTTCGTTCGGCACTTGCCAGATCATTCGCGGCGGCTTTCAAGAAGATTCACTCGCCTATGTTGATCGTGCGCATCAATGGAACGGCGTCGACGAGAGCGGTCTGCCGGCGGAATTACTTGGTTTAGATTATGTGCGGATGGTGAACGATTGGAAATTCGACGAGCAGATTCTGGGCCGCGACGATCTGGAGATGACGGTAACCTTCGCCCGGCCGGTTGTCGTTTATCTGTTGGCCGACGAACGCGTTGAGCCGCCGATTTGGTTGCGACGCAACTTTGCTAAAACCGGCATGCAAGTGGGATTGGACGAAGGAGATCATCACTGCGTGCGGACCGGGTTGAGCTACAAAAAAGAGCAAGCGACAGGGCCAGGCAATTCCATTGACGAGGTCATGCGAGTTTGGAAAACCGAACTCCCAAGCGGGGGCGAACTGAAGATCGGGCCCTACGGCAGCAAGAGCAGCGGCTGGGTCGTGCCGTGTCTATTGGCGCGTCCCCTGTAA
- a CDS encoding DUF1559 domain-containing protein has protein sequence MSLFRKKGFTLVELLVVIAIIGVLIALLLPAVQQAREAARRMQCTNHLKQLGLSLHNYHDTFGAFPAISYDHEVNGGDESKHASWSWGTLILPQMEQSAAHDILAPSSPNRLHEAVTNATKLNVLQTPLSTWRCPSDTGPELNSHYKINDGSGTAANRKELATANYVGVNSAGDIDRTTTHNGIFVPGTNVDGNKRWVVAMRDILDGTSNTAMVGERAWMQSGVEIGAAVVFGHNGNADIEKNHDYDDGFITVVGGGKPHINTIEICGTDCDDIDGRQGFSSMHPGGTQFLLGDGSVHFVSENIDHTIGMGTDSTYERLLNRYDGQPVGSY, from the coding sequence ATGTCCTTATTTCGAAAGAAGGGTTTCACCTTGGTGGAGCTACTCGTAGTGATCGCGATCATCGGCGTATTGATCGCTCTGCTGCTGCCAGCGGTGCAACAAGCGCGCGAGGCGGCTCGTCGTATGCAATGCACCAACCACTTAAAACAACTTGGATTGTCGCTGCACAACTATCATGACACCTTCGGCGCGTTTCCGGCGATCAGCTACGATCACGAAGTGAACGGCGGCGATGAGTCGAAACACGCGAGTTGGAGTTGGGGAACGCTGATTTTGCCGCAAATGGAGCAAAGCGCCGCTCATGATATCCTCGCTCCTAGTAGTCCGAATCGGTTGCACGAAGCGGTGACCAATGCGACCAAACTGAATGTGTTGCAGACTCCGCTGTCTACCTGGCGCTGCCCGTCTGACACGGGGCCCGAATTGAACTCGCACTACAAGATCAACGACGGTTCAGGAACGGCCGCCAACCGCAAAGAGTTGGCGACCGCCAACTATGTAGGAGTGAATAGCGCCGGTGACATCGATCGAACAACGACGCATAACGGCATTTTTGTGCCGGGAACGAATGTGGATGGAAACAAGCGTTGGGTCGTTGCGATGCGGGATATTCTGGACGGGACTAGCAACACGGCGATGGTCGGCGAACGTGCTTGGATGCAAAGCGGCGTTGAGATCGGCGCCGCTGTCGTGTTTGGCCATAACGGCAACGCCGATATCGAAAAAAATCACGACTATGACGATGGGTTCATCACTGTTGTAGGGGGAGGAAAACCGCATATCAATACGATTGAAATCTGTGGAACCGATTGCGACGACATTGATGGTCGGCAAGGTTTTTCGAGCATGCATCCCGGCGGAACGCAGTTCCTGTTGGGAGATGGTTCCGTTCATTTTGTGAGCGAGAATATCGATCACACAATCGGGATGGGGACCGATTCGACCTACGAGCGACTGTTGAATCGCTACGACGGGCAACCGGTAGGTTCGTACTAA
- a CDS encoding carboxypeptidase regulatory-like domain-containing protein, producing MNRILQTSGWLVLTLLSVMMSGCSTDEIPLGEVHGQIKLNGQPVDGCLVMFEPVVGGRSSTAVTDIDGEYKLQFKGNTAGAMLGKHKVRLITGRQGRSDDNGRIVEPGRKEELPKEYNTESTQIVEVTSGDNRIDFEVDVAK from the coding sequence ATGAATCGTATCCTTCAAACCAGCGGCTGGCTGGTGTTGACGCTTCTGAGCGTCATGATGAGCGGCTGCAGCACCGACGAGATTCCGTTGGGCGAAGTACATGGTCAGATCAAACTGAATGGCCAGCCGGTCGATGGTTGTCTGGTGATGTTTGAACCGGTCGTGGGAGGCCGAAGCTCGACGGCTGTGACCGACATCGATGGCGAATACAAGTTGCAGTTCAAAGGGAATACCGCCGGCGCGATGTTGGGCAAGCACAAAGTGCGTCTCATCACGGGACGCCAAGGGCGAAGCGACGACAATGGCCGCATCGTTGAACCGGGCCGGAAAGAAGAATTGCCGAAAGAGTACAACACCGAGTCGACTCAAATCGTCGAAGTGACTTCCGGAGATAACCGGATCGATTTCGAGGTCGATGTCGCAAAGTAA
- a CDS encoding sigma-70 family RNA polymerase sigma factor: protein MISTPDPASSMNQASFAESYIANQERLKAYVYSLIFNWNDAEEVFQRTSLGLWRKWEQFDPQRDFLPWAFGMARVEAKRFLAEKGKQELMLSDAAMESLDMAMVEGVDGWNERLAALEQCVKKLPSLQRSLLWASYKKANSVEQVGQLFGLSTNAVYKRLRRIREQLHQCIDLQLSLWGDGQ from the coding sequence ATGATTTCTACCCCTGATCCCGCTTCTTCAATGAACCAGGCAAGTTTTGCCGAGTCCTATATCGCCAACCAAGAACGTCTCAAGGCCTACGTCTATTCCCTGATTTTCAATTGGAACGACGCCGAGGAAGTGTTCCAACGGACCAGTCTTGGTCTCTGGAGAAAATGGGAGCAGTTTGATCCGCAGCGTGATTTTTTGCCTTGGGCTTTTGGAATGGCGCGCGTCGAAGCGAAGCGGTTTCTGGCCGAAAAGGGAAAGCAAGAATTGATGTTGAGCGACGCTGCGATGGAGTCGCTCGACATGGCGATGGTCGAAGGCGTCGACGGCTGGAACGAACGACTAGCGGCGTTAGAGCAGTGCGTCAAGAAACTTCCCTCGCTGCAGCGTTCGCTGCTGTGGGCTTCTTATAAAAAAGCGAACTCGGTGGAGCAAGTCGGCCAATTATTCGGCCTCTCGACCAACGCGGTTTACAAACGGCTACGACGTATTAGGGAACAACTTCACCAGTGCATTGATCTACAGCTCTCATTGTGGGGAGACGGCCAATGA
- a CDS encoding FecR family protein has protein sequence MSGRDAIQGKLVTNAAVLDLMDLCLTDRATADQWRTLSELIVEQPEVRDCLAAQAIASARLTLIAQLDETHEDRLVERTGDKKESSSTWTQGISTRFRISRAAMATLAIGVTIILVSCGLLIGFQWMTPSGNQPPILASGPVPPAVKIYGFPGEHAPREFHGGGEEIELPSGKFRAETSAGARLQLTGPLRLRVESPLVWRLFYGKLIANVPSEGFGFTIKTNQAKVVDLGTKFGVAVDKDGDTKVVVYEGHVELTSGRVIRRMLVGDAFIIPTAGEIEPLTFADPSTFLEPGEIPPSVISDVRHNGIDQTATYQIVRGGFQEDALAYTDRVHQWNGVVFPGLSSYLVGLDYVRMANDWKFNADNSLRDDLEITYVFARPAVAYLLVDDRLPKPKWLQDDFADTGWLVGLDKGDHRDSETKLNYQLEQAKGPGASVDVVLRVWRIVLPQGGELKIGPLGSRADDWVVPCLVARPI, from the coding sequence ATGAGCGGACGAGATGCAATTCAAGGCAAATTAGTCACGAACGCGGCGGTCCTGGATTTGATGGACCTCTGTTTGACAGATCGCGCGACTGCGGACCAGTGGCGAACTCTCAGCGAGTTGATTGTCGAGCAACCGGAGGTGCGGGATTGTCTTGCGGCGCAAGCGATCGCCAGCGCTAGACTGACGCTAATTGCGCAGCTGGACGAAACGCACGAAGACCGATTGGTGGAACGTACTGGCGATAAGAAAGAGTCTTCGTCGACCTGGACCCAAGGAATATCGACACGCTTTCGGATTAGCCGCGCTGCGATGGCGACATTGGCCATCGGCGTGACAATTATTCTGGTCAGTTGCGGTTTATTGATCGGTTTTCAATGGATGACGCCCAGCGGCAATCAGCCGCCGATCTTGGCGAGTGGACCGGTGCCGCCAGCGGTGAAGATTTACGGCTTTCCGGGCGAGCATGCTCCCCGCGAGTTTCATGGGGGTGGTGAAGAGATTGAACTTCCAAGTGGAAAATTTCGGGCTGAGACTTCAGCTGGCGCCCGCCTGCAGCTGACGGGGCCGCTGCGATTGCGGGTCGAGAGTCCGCTCGTTTGGCGTTTGTTTTATGGAAAGTTGATTGCGAACGTGCCGTCGGAGGGCTTTGGGTTTACGATCAAGACGAACCAGGCGAAGGTGGTCGACTTGGGGACCAAGTTTGGCGTCGCCGTCGACAAAGATGGCGACACTAAGGTAGTTGTTTACGAAGGGCACGTCGAATTGACCAGCGGCAGAGTCATACGACGGATGCTCGTTGGCGACGCGTTCATCATTCCAACTGCCGGAGAGATTGAGCCTTTAACGTTTGCGGATCCGTCCACCTTTTTGGAACCAGGCGAGATTCCTCCGTCGGTCATAAGCGACGTGCGGCACAACGGTATCGATCAGACAGCGACGTATCAGATTGTCCGCGGCGGCTTTCAAGAGGATGCATTGGCCTACACTGACCGCGTCCATCAATGGAACGGTGTTGTTTTTCCGGGCTTGTCGTCCTATCTCGTTGGTTTGGACTACGTGCGGATGGCCAATGACTGGAAATTCAACGCAGACAACAGCCTGCGAGATGATTTAGAAATCACGTACGTTTTCGCTCGCCCTGCCGTCGCCTACTTGTTGGTCGATGATCGCTTGCCCAAGCCGAAATGGCTGCAAGACGATTTTGCAGATACCGGTTGGTTGGTTGGTCTCGACAAAGGGGATCATCGCGACTCGGAAACGAAGCTCAATTACCAATTAGAGCAAGCCAAAGGCCCTGGCGCCTCGGTCGACGTGGTGTTGCGAGTTTGGCGAATTGTCCTTCCCCAAGGGGGAGAATTGAAAATTGGTCCGCTCGGTAGTCGTGCGGATGACTGGGTTGTGCCGTGTTTGGTGGCTCGTCCCATCTAG
- a CDS encoding DUF1559 domain-containing protein has product MVIKTTARKGFTLVELLVVIAIIGVLIALLLPAVQQAREAARRMQCTNHLKQLALALHNYHDTFGAFPAISYDHEVNGGDETRHASWSWGTMILPQIEQTAAYDILSPSKPDRMHEAVNKAEKLRVLQSPISSWRCPSDVGPALNSHLKINNGSGDQSQDVEVATANYLGVNHSGDIGRTTKNAAVNGIFVAGTNVAQNRRMVCRLRDVLDGTSNTAMVGERAWMLGGVELGAGLIYGHTGNEDIEDSHNYMDGFIAVVGAGKTHINMNDTCGTACDDRDGRQGFSSLHPGGAQFTFADGSVHFLNENIDDDFGGPVDTTYERILSCNDGQVNGAY; this is encoded by the coding sequence ATGGTAATAAAGACAACCGCAAGGAAGGGCTTCACTTTGGTGGAGTTGTTAGTCGTGATTGCGATCATCGGCGTTTTGATTGCGCTGCTCCTTCCGGCCGTCCAGCAGGCCCGTGAAGCGGCTCGCCGGATGCAGTGCACCAATCATCTCAAGCAGCTCGCATTGGCGCTGCACAACTATCACGACACGTTCGGCGCTTTTCCGGCGATCAGCTATGACCACGAAGTCAACGGCGGCGACGAAACCCGTCACGCTAGTTGGAGTTGGGGAACGATGATCCTGCCCCAGATCGAACAAACCGCCGCGTACGACATTCTTTCACCCAGCAAGCCTGACCGTATGCATGAAGCGGTGAACAAAGCGGAAAAGCTGCGCGTCTTGCAATCGCCGATCAGCAGTTGGCGCTGTCCGTCGGACGTGGGACCCGCGCTGAACAGTCACTTGAAAATCAACAATGGTTCTGGAGACCAGTCGCAAGACGTCGAAGTTGCAACGGCCAATTATCTGGGGGTCAATCATAGCGGAGACATTGGGCGGACGACCAAAAATGCGGCGGTCAACGGCATCTTTGTCGCAGGCACGAACGTTGCCCAGAACCGACGAATGGTTTGTCGCTTGCGTGACGTATTGGATGGGACGAGCAATACCGCGATGGTCGGCGAACGAGCATGGATGCTCGGTGGAGTGGAACTTGGCGCCGGCTTAATCTACGGCCATACAGGCAACGAAGATATCGAAGATAGCCATAACTATATGGATGGGTTTATCGCCGTCGTCGGCGCCGGCAAAACGCACATCAACATGAACGACACGTGCGGCACAGCCTGCGATGACCGAGATGGTCGCCAAGGGTTTTCGAGCTTGCATCCCGGCGGAGCTCAGTTCACCTTTGCAGACGGCTCGGTTCACTTTCTCAACGAAAATATCGACGACGATTTTGGCGGTCCCGTCGATACGACGTACGAACGGATCTTGTCTTGCAACGATGGTCAAGTGAACGGCGCCTATTAG
- a CDS encoding carboxypeptidase regulatory-like domain-containing protein produces MNQFSRCSQCLAIALFGFALAGCGDSNTPPLGDVQGQVTFNDAPVDGCNVVFVPLEGGRSSSAVTDMDGRYVLKFNATSTGALVGEHKVQLTTARDRVVSDEGTLRDAGRKEVFPKEYNSETTQIVEVAGSDNTIDFHVVGK; encoded by the coding sequence ATGAATCAGTTTTCTCGATGCAGTCAATGTCTTGCGATCGCATTATTCGGCTTTGCCCTGGCCGGCTGCGGCGATAGCAATACGCCGCCGCTTGGTGACGTACAAGGGCAAGTAACTTTCAACGACGCACCGGTGGATGGTTGCAATGTCGTTTTCGTGCCGCTGGAAGGCGGCCGCAGCTCAAGCGCGGTGACCGACATGGACGGACGCTATGTCTTGAAGTTCAACGCAACATCAACCGGCGCGTTGGTGGGCGAGCATAAGGTTCAGTTAACGACGGCACGCGATCGAGTTGTCAGCGACGAAGGAACGTTACGAGATGCCGGCCGGAAAGAAGTTTTTCCGAAAGAATACAATTCCGAAACGACGCAGATCGTCGAAGTAGCCGGCTCGGACAACACGATTGATTTTCACGTCGTGGGCAAGTAA
- a CDS encoding radical SAM protein has translation MLKPHELSRRDYIVLGVTQSLCPECLAVVPAKIITKGNRVYFRKRCPQHGERDDFVCSDVSQYDQLQYSVPGKVPHAFGVTPEKGCPLDCGLCTEHEQHSCIGLLEITSSCNLECPMCYAGSGPGGKHLSVAQCQAAIDRLVEVEGRPEVLQLSGGEPTIHPEFETILAYALSQPIDYVMINTNGIRLARDAQLVERLAQHRERIEIYLQFDGFSDEASLLLRGESLVETKRQAVERCGEAGLHVNLVATLQTDVNQDQLGALVDFCVDKPWITGLSLQPATYSGRHVLPEVLERRITYPDVIRGIDEQTEGRFRQSDFMPLPCAHPNCHQMSYAYRYQGKLIPLMRFIDATQHIDLLASGISFTRPAVRDLLERYLARQGCCSSGSCGPSTPAASDDPFAIIEPTACEPAELALAPEMFSDPEIGAAAVDFFTKAMRQELGAGDVFRVMVTSFLDAYNFDVRRVMKCCIHHVLPSGHLIPFCAYNVLYRDGHVPLPPLDRVV, from the coding sequence GTGCTAAAACCACACGAGCTTTCGCGACGCGACTACATCGTGCTGGGCGTGACGCAAAGTCTTTGCCCCGAATGTCTGGCGGTCGTGCCGGCCAAGATCATCACCAAGGGAAACCGCGTCTATTTTCGCAAGCGTTGTCCGCAGCATGGCGAGCGGGACGATTTTGTCTGTTCCGACGTCTCGCAGTACGATCAGCTGCAATACAGCGTGCCTGGCAAAGTGCCGCATGCGTTTGGCGTAACGCCAGAGAAAGGGTGTCCGCTCGACTGCGGGCTTTGCACCGAGCATGAGCAGCATAGCTGCATCGGACTGCTAGAGATTACCTCGAGTTGTAATCTTGAGTGCCCGATGTGTTACGCCGGCAGCGGGCCCGGCGGCAAACATTTGAGCGTGGCGCAGTGTCAGGCCGCGATTGATCGGCTGGTTGAAGTCGAAGGTCGCCCGGAGGTGCTGCAACTTTCTGGCGGCGAGCCGACGATTCATCCCGAATTTGAAACGATCTTGGCCTACGCCCTGTCACAGCCGATTGATTACGTGATGATCAACACCAACGGAATCCGTCTAGCCCGCGACGCGCAGTTGGTTGAGCGATTAGCCCAGCACCGGGAACGGATCGAAATCTATCTGCAGTTTGACGGATTCAGCGACGAAGCGTCGCTGCTGCTGCGTGGCGAATCGTTGGTCGAGACCAAGCGGCAAGCGGTCGAGCGTTGTGGTGAAGCAGGCCTGCACGTCAATTTGGTCGCAACGCTGCAGACTGACGTCAATCAGGATCAGTTGGGCGCCCTGGTCGACTTTTGCGTCGACAAGCCGTGGATTACTGGGCTCAGCCTGCAGCCGGCGACCTACAGCGGTCGGCATGTGCTGCCGGAAGTTTTGGAACGCCGGATCACCTATCCGGATGTGATTCGTGGGATTGATGAGCAGACGGAAGGTCGCTTCCGGCAAAGCGACTTCATGCCGCTGCCGTGTGCGCATCCTAACTGTCACCAAATGAGCTACGCCTATCGCTATCAGGGCAAGCTGATTCCGTTGATGCGATTTATCGATGCGACGCAGCATATTGATCTGCTGGCGAGCGGCATTTCGTTCACGCGCCCCGCCGTCCGTGATCTGTTAGAGCGGTATCTGGCGCGGCAAGGTTGTTGCAGCAGCGGAAGTTGCGGGCCATCGACTCCGGCGGCGAGCGATGATCCATTTGCAATCATTGAGCCAACGGCGTGCGAGCCGGCGGAACTGGCGCTTGCGCCAGAGATGTTCTCGGATCCGGAGATCGGCGCCGCCGCGGTCGACTTTTTTACAAAGGCGATGCGGCAAGAGCTAGGCGCCGGCGACGTCTTTCGCGTGATGGTCACGTCGTTTTTAGACGCCTACAACTTTGACGTTCGCCGTGTAATGAAATGCTGCATCCATCATGTGTTGCCTAGCGGGCATTTGATTCCATTTTGCGCCTACAACGTTCTCTATCGAGATGGACACGTGCCGTTGCCGCCGCTCGATCGTGTCGTGTGA
- a CDS encoding prolipoprotein diacylglyceryl transferase — MMINPTYIVIMATAIVLCSLLVRRSQKKLPLTTEEKFGLGLGGFCGAMIGAKLPFVLYDLEGLWSGGAWFAHGKTIVCGLAGGYLGVEIAKWIMQIRIKTGDSFAAPVAFSIAIGRWGCFFGGCCFGTPTSLPWGVAFPTAIDDPLALRHPTQIYESLFHLTMGCVLVWLGRNGWFRGQLMKLYILTYLGYRFLTEMIRPEPRLFVGLTAYQWGAIGLAIVFVWLWRRDQAALNAESAQKEPRPADAAAD, encoded by the coding sequence ATGATGATCAACCCGACATATATCGTGATCATGGCGACGGCGATCGTGCTGTGCAGTTTGCTGGTGCGGCGGTCGCAAAAAAAATTGCCGCTGACGACCGAAGAAAAATTTGGCTTAGGGCTGGGAGGTTTTTGCGGTGCGATGATCGGCGCCAAGTTGCCATTCGTCCTGTACGACTTGGAGGGGCTTTGGAGCGGCGGCGCCTGGTTCGCGCATGGCAAGACGATCGTCTGCGGGTTGGCCGGCGGTTATCTGGGGGTAGAAATCGCCAAGTGGATCATGCAGATCCGGATCAAGACCGGCGACTCCTTCGCGGCGCCGGTGGCGTTCTCGATCGCGATCGGACGGTGGGGATGTTTCTTTGGCGGATGTTGTTTTGGTACGCCGACGAGCTTGCCGTGGGGCGTTGCGTTTCCCACGGCGATTGATGATCCGTTGGCGCTGCGTCACCCGACGCAGATTTACGAGAGCCTGTTTCACTTGACGATGGGCTGCGTGCTGGTTTGGCTGGGGCGAAACGGCTGGTTTCGCGGCCAATTGATGAAACTCTACATTTTGACCTATCTCGGTTATCGTTTTTTGACCGAAATGATTCGGCCCGAACCGCGACTGTTTGTCGGTTTAACCGCCTACCAGTGGGGAGCGATCGGTCTGGCGATCGTCTTTGTCTGGCTCTGGCGTCGCGATCAGGCCGCCCTGAACGCGGAGAGCGCACAAAAAGAGCCGCGTCCAGCGGACGCGGCTGCAGATTGA